In a single window of the Microbacterium sp. SL75 genome:
- a CDS encoding alkene reductase, producing the protein MSLFSPTTVGDIGVRNRVSLAPMTRLRAGADGVPGPIVAKYYAQRAGIGLLVTEGVFPSDESRAYPGQPGIVTDAQAAGWAKVADAVHAEGGTVFMQLMNGGRVTHPEITGTDRIVAPSAIAIEGDTRLADGTKVAYATPHALETAELTTVRDEFVAAARKAVDAGFDGVELHSANGYLLHEFLSPASNQRTDAYGGSPEARARFVIEVAQAVVAEVGATRVGIRISPAHNIQDVWEKDDAETRATYEALVSGLAPLGLAYLSVLHADPAGDLIQDLRRTFGGTVIVNSGFSSVTTRDEAVSVVEDGIADLVAVGRPAIANPDLVTRWEQGADENEVDQASVYGGDERGYTDYPFLQA; encoded by the coding sequence CCGATGACCCGCCTGCGCGCCGGCGCCGACGGCGTTCCCGGGCCCATCGTCGCGAAGTACTACGCGCAGCGCGCCGGCATCGGCCTGCTGGTCACCGAGGGTGTCTTCCCGAGCGACGAGTCGCGCGCGTACCCGGGTCAGCCGGGCATCGTGACCGATGCTCAGGCCGCGGGCTGGGCCAAGGTCGCCGACGCCGTGCACGCCGAGGGCGGCACCGTCTTCATGCAGCTCATGAACGGCGGACGCGTCACGCACCCCGAGATCACCGGCACCGACCGCATCGTCGCCCCCTCGGCGATCGCGATTGAGGGTGACACGCGTCTGGCCGACGGCACGAAGGTCGCCTACGCCACCCCGCACGCGCTCGAGACCGCCGAGCTCACCACCGTGCGCGACGAGTTCGTCGCCGCCGCCCGCAAGGCCGTGGATGCCGGCTTCGACGGCGTCGAGCTGCACAGCGCCAACGGATACCTCCTGCACGAGTTCCTCTCTCCCGCCTCGAACCAGCGCACCGATGCCTACGGCGGATCGCCCGAGGCCCGCGCCCGCTTCGTCATCGAGGTCGCCCAGGCCGTCGTGGCCGAGGTCGGTGCCACGCGCGTCGGCATCCGGATCTCGCCCGCGCACAACATCCAGGACGTGTGGGAGAAGGACGACGCCGAAACCCGCGCCACCTACGAAGCGCTCGTGTCGGGCCTCGCTCCCCTGGGCCTCGCCTACCTGAGCGTGCTGCACGCCGACCCCGCCGGCGACCTGATCCAGGACCTCCGCCGCACCTTCGGCGGCACGGTCATCGTCAACAGCGGCTTCTCGAGCGTCACCACGCGCGACGAGGCCGTCTCGGTCGTCGAAGACGGAATCGCCGACCTGGTCGCCGTCGGCCGCCCCGCCATCGCCAACCCCGACCTCGTGACGCGCTGGGAGCAGGGCGCCGACGAGAACGAGGTCGACCAGGCCTCGGTCTACGGCGGCGACGAGCGCGGCTACACGGACTACCCGTTCCTGCAGGCGTAA
- a CDS encoding dihydrofolate reductase family protein has translation MTQPLRYAINVTLDGCVHHEAGLPPDDESMAFWTDELRRSDTLLYGRVTYELMEGAWRRPESGEWPDWMDDSEVAFSEVMDPMRKVVASGILDAVDWNAELIRGDVVDAVRRLKEQPGRGISLGGVKLPATLAAHGLIDEYTFVVHPVIAGRGPRLLDGVDLRLELIEQRAFRSGASVQRYRPV, from the coding sequence ATGACCCAGCCCCTCCGCTACGCCATCAACGTCACCCTCGACGGCTGCGTCCATCACGAGGCGGGCCTCCCACCCGACGACGAGTCGATGGCGTTCTGGACCGACGAGCTGCGCCGCTCCGACACCCTCCTCTACGGCCGTGTCACCTACGAGCTGATGGAGGGCGCGTGGCGCCGACCGGAATCGGGGGAGTGGCCCGACTGGATGGACGACAGTGAGGTCGCGTTCTCGGAGGTGATGGATCCGATGCGGAAGGTCGTGGCATCCGGGATTCTCGACGCAGTCGACTGGAACGCCGAACTCATCCGGGGCGACGTCGTAGACGCCGTCCGAAGGCTCAAGGAGCAACCGGGGCGAGGCATCTCGCTCGGTGGAGTGAAGCTCCCCGCGACTCTCGCGGCGCACGGGCTGATCGATGAGTACACGTTCGTCGTGCACCCGGTCATTGCGGGGCGCGGGCCTCGGCTGCTCGACGGCGTCGACTTGAGGCTCGAGCTGATCGAGCAGCGAGCGTTCCGCTCGGGCGCGAGCGTGCAGCGCTATCGGCCGGTGTAA
- a CDS encoding DNA adenine methylase, whose translation MKYMGGKSALLRGSLGDLVLEEAEGADRFVDLFSGAGSVGHFVAERAARPVLSADLQTYSKVLSAVIVERVRSLEQSLVISSWLAAARKQYDDDAVVARLRIEETVLSAHSVRVARQRASEVEGRRLTRHYGGHYFAPLQALAFDHMLSGMPEDLEIRTLALAAVIRAASACAAAPGHTAQPFQPTGTLLPYIRAAWKRDAFGEVQRQLDALAPRHARVRGHARVSDAEAVAGTLSEGDLAFCDPPYSSVQYSRFYHVLEGIARGGWDTVSGAGRAPARGDRASSDFSRRTAAVQSLTGLLQVLRLRGCQVMITFPDGNSSNGLSAAKIVELAKAQWHVTSTLVDSTHSTLGGRSEDARGGRRKLKEAVIVLRPKQGMIAVAMNTPPATKDGLNAGSTASRLSEAAAS comes from the coding sequence ATGAAGTACATGGGCGGCAAGTCCGCGCTCCTGCGAGGTTCGCTCGGAGATCTTGTTCTGGAGGAGGCCGAAGGTGCTGACCGGTTCGTTGATCTGTTCTCCGGGGCCGGATCCGTTGGGCACTTCGTAGCAGAGCGCGCTGCTCGTCCGGTGCTCAGCGCAGATCTACAAACGTACTCAAAGGTGCTCTCGGCAGTGATCGTCGAGCGAGTGCGCTCGCTCGAGCAGTCATTGGTGATTTCCTCGTGGTTGGCCGCTGCTCGGAAACAGTATGACGATGACGCCGTCGTTGCCCGCTTGCGAATTGAGGAGACTGTCCTCTCGGCACATTCAGTGCGCGTCGCTCGTCAACGGGCGAGTGAGGTCGAAGGGCGACGACTCACTCGACATTATGGAGGACACTATTTCGCGCCTCTTCAAGCGCTCGCTTTCGACCACATGTTGAGCGGCATGCCCGAGGACTTGGAGATCCGGACGCTGGCCCTCGCAGCGGTCATACGCGCAGCGAGTGCCTGCGCTGCCGCCCCCGGCCATACTGCCCAGCCTTTCCAGCCGACAGGAACTCTCCTACCGTACATTCGTGCTGCTTGGAAGCGTGATGCATTTGGCGAAGTTCAGCGCCAACTCGATGCCCTCGCGCCTCGTCATGCTCGAGTCCGCGGACACGCTCGAGTGTCAGACGCGGAGGCCGTCGCCGGCACGCTGTCTGAAGGCGACCTTGCCTTCTGTGATCCGCCGTATTCGTCTGTTCAGTACAGTCGCTTCTACCATGTGCTGGAGGGAATCGCTCGGGGCGGATGGGACACTGTTTCGGGCGCGGGGCGGGCGCCCGCGCGAGGCGATCGTGCTTCCTCGGATTTCAGTCGTCGAACGGCCGCGGTGCAAAGTCTGACCGGGCTTCTTCAGGTTCTGAGGCTCCGAGGCTGTCAGGTAATGATCACCTTCCCGGATGGGAATTCGAGTAACGGGTTGAGCGCGGCCAAAATAGTCGAGCTGGCAAAAGCGCAATGGCATGTGACGAGCACCCTGGTTGATTCAACGCACAGTACGCTGGGGGGTCGCTCCGAGGATGCTCGCGGTGGTCGTCGAAAGTTGAAGGAGGCCGTGATCGTGTTGCGGCCCAAGCAAGGCATGATTGCTGTGGCTATGAATACCCCGCCAGCTACCAAGGACGGTCTGAACGCAGGATCGACAGCGTCCCGCCTCAGCGAGGCCGCAGCATCCTAG
- a CDS encoding DGQHR domain-containing protein, with protein sequence MKQWLAQWDDMQYDGGQNQSRPKPHFYMFSVAASQLRRLSGIYRRDTDELRPRAEDLSIQRKHDPERSEEIRRYVEGGYPWSGLSAAKRDDPANDRLRKPGWLPTAVVVNILEPGDMRSGRVIATGETISIEEGPAPGMATLSLPVRSSSQDEESVPPIEVIDGQHRLFAFQEGDGDVEDYELPVVAFHGLDISWQAYLFWTINIKPKKINASLAFDLYPLLREQEWLNSGEVVQVYRESRAQELTEMLWSSPDSPWYRRINMLGGSRAENGPVTQAAFIRSLIASMVKSWRPRGSTGGLFGGTPDATSGGLSWSRLQQGAFLVTAWKLLADAIADSNAGWAMSLRQADNTLGLDGERLVGATDPAFAGSFTLLATDQGIRGFQSVINDLCYVRNRELSLAGWRDLSAAPEVTPEYISIAAATLADEPVHRFLAQISERLAVFDWRSSGFPGLSEQERLRASALRGSSGYKEMRIRLIDHLRGSENAEVQSAANLVDRA encoded by the coding sequence GTGAAGCAGTGGCTGGCCCAGTGGGACGACATGCAGTACGACGGCGGGCAAAATCAATCACGCCCAAAACCGCACTTCTACATGTTCTCCGTCGCAGCTTCGCAGCTTCGGAGGCTATCGGGTATCTACCGACGCGATACAGACGAACTGCGACCGCGTGCAGAGGATCTGAGTATTCAACGAAAGCACGATCCCGAGCGGAGTGAAGAGATTCGACGATATGTCGAGGGCGGCTATCCCTGGTCAGGCCTAAGTGCAGCAAAACGGGATGATCCCGCGAACGACCGCCTGAGAAAGCCCGGCTGGCTGCCGACAGCCGTCGTGGTCAACATCCTCGAACCCGGTGATATGCGATCCGGTCGGGTAATCGCTACTGGCGAAACTATATCCATAGAAGAGGGCCCGGCCCCCGGAATGGCGACGCTTTCTCTCCCTGTCCGCTCCTCATCTCAGGATGAAGAGAGTGTGCCGCCTATTGAGGTGATTGACGGACAGCACCGACTTTTTGCTTTCCAGGAGGGCGACGGAGACGTTGAGGACTACGAGCTTCCCGTCGTCGCGTTTCACGGTCTTGACATTTCTTGGCAGGCATACCTGTTCTGGACAATAAATATCAAGCCCAAGAAGATCAATGCTTCGCTTGCCTTTGATCTCTACCCATTGTTGCGTGAGCAGGAGTGGCTTAACAGCGGCGAGGTCGTGCAGGTATACCGTGAGAGTCGGGCGCAGGAGCTGACCGAGATGCTGTGGTCGTCTCCAGATAGTCCTTGGTATAGACGAATCAACATGCTTGGTGGCTCTAGAGCCGAGAATGGCCCCGTGACACAAGCCGCCTTCATTCGCAGTCTAATTGCAAGCATGGTGAAGTCATGGCGACCGCGTGGGAGCACTGGGGGACTTTTTGGCGGAACGCCCGACGCGACCAGTGGTGGGCTTTCTTGGTCAAGACTACAACAAGGTGCTTTCCTGGTCACCGCGTGGAAGCTCCTAGCGGACGCAATTGCAGACTCCAACGCGGGTTGGGCTATGTCACTTCGACAAGCAGACAATACTCTTGGCCTCGATGGGGAGCGCCTGGTGGGCGCAACGGATCCAGCTTTCGCGGGGTCGTTTACGCTCCTTGCGACAGATCAGGGGATCCGCGGATTCCAGTCGGTCATCAACGATCTTTGCTACGTCCGCAACCGAGAGCTTTCGCTCGCTGGCTGGCGTGATTTGAGCGCTGCGCCGGAGGTAACACCCGAGTACATATCAATCGCGGCGGCTACTCTGGCCGACGAGCCTGTCCACAGATTCCTCGCCCAAATCTCCGAGAGGCTTGCGGTCTTTGACTGGCGCAGTAGCGGATTCCCGGGGCTCAGCGAGCAGGAGCGGTTGCGCGCCTCCGCGCTTCGCGGTAGCAGCGGGTACAAGGAGATGCGTATTCGATTGATTGATCACCTTCGCGGCTCGGAGAACGCTGAAGTGCAATCAGCCGCCAATCTCGTCGACCGCGCATGA
- the dnaB gene encoding replicative DNA helicase produces the protein MSIADIAEERLGKAPRPERTPPHDTLAEQSALGGMLLSKDAVADVIESLRGPDFYVPKHELIFEAILTLYSHGEPTDVVAVTDELIKTGELQRAGGADYLHTLTSIVPTAANAGYYASIVAERAMLRRLVEAGTRIVQMGYAGEGDPVELVNSAQAEIYNVSGDDSAEDYIPLTMAVDAAVEEIEAARGRDGSMTGIPTGFAGLDQLTNGLHPGQMIVLAARPAMGKSTLALDFARAAAIKSNAPCIFFSLEMGRSEIAMRLLSAEGQIPLQSMRKGTLDSRDWTTVASTRGRINDAPLYIDDSPNMTLVEIRAKCRRLKQREGLKMVVIDYLQLLTSGKRVESRQQEVSEFSRALKLMAKELQVPVIALSQLNRGAEQRADKKPALSDLRESGSIEQDADMVVLLHREAAYEKDSPRAGEADLIVAKHRNGPTDTITVAFQGHYSRFTDMAPGM, from the coding sequence GTGTCGATCGCCGATATCGCCGAAGAACGTCTCGGAAAAGCACCGCGCCCCGAGCGCACGCCCCCGCACGACACGCTCGCCGAACAGAGCGCCCTGGGCGGCATGCTGCTGTCGAAAGACGCCGTCGCCGATGTGATCGAAAGTCTCCGCGGTCCCGACTTCTACGTGCCCAAGCACGAGCTGATCTTCGAGGCCATCCTCACCCTGTACTCGCACGGCGAGCCCACCGACGTCGTCGCCGTCACCGACGAGCTGATCAAGACGGGCGAGCTGCAGCGCGCCGGGGGAGCGGACTACCTCCACACGCTCACCTCGATCGTTCCGACCGCCGCCAACGCCGGCTACTACGCCTCGATCGTCGCCGAGCGCGCCATGCTGCGCCGCCTGGTCGAGGCCGGCACGCGCATCGTGCAGATGGGCTACGCCGGCGAGGGCGACCCGGTCGAGCTCGTCAACAGCGCCCAGGCCGAGATCTACAACGTCTCGGGCGACGACAGCGCCGAGGACTACATCCCCCTGACGATGGCGGTGGATGCCGCGGTCGAAGAGATCGAGGCCGCTCGCGGCCGCGACGGGTCGATGACGGGCATTCCCACCGGCTTCGCCGGCCTCGACCAGCTGACCAACGGCCTGCACCCGGGCCAGATGATCGTGCTCGCCGCGCGCCCCGCCATGGGTAAGTCGACGCTCGCGCTCGACTTCGCCCGCGCCGCCGCGATCAAGTCGAACGCGCCCTGCATCTTCTTCTCGCTCGAAATGGGTCGCTCCGAGATCGCGATGCGCCTGCTCAGCGCCGAGGGTCAGATCCCCCTGCAGAGCATGCGCAAGGGAACGCTCGACTCGCGCGACTGGACCACGGTGGCCTCCACCCGCGGTCGCATCAACGACGCGCCCCTCTACATCGACGACAGCCCCAACATGACGCTCGTCGAGATCCGCGCCAAGTGCCGTCGCCTCAAGCAGCGCGAGGGCCTGAAGATGGTCGTCATCGACTACCTGCAGCTGCTCACGAGCGGTAAGCGCGTCGAGTCGCGCCAGCAAGAGGTCAGTGAGTTCTCGCGTGCGCTGAAGCTGATGGCGAAGGAGCTGCAGGTTCCGGTCATCGCTCTGTCGCAGCTGAACCGTGGTGCCGAGCAGCGCGCCGACAAGAAGCCGGCGCTTTCGGACCTGCGTGAGTCGGGCTCGATCGAGCAGGACGCCGACATGGTGGTGCTGCTGCACCGCGAGGCGGCGTACGAGAAGGACTCACCGCGTGCGGGCGAGGCGGATCTGATCGTGGCGAAGCACCGTAACGGGCCGACGGACACGATCACGGTGGCGTTCCAGGGGCATTATTCGCGGTTCACGGATATGGCGCCGGGGATGTAA
- a CDS encoding beta strand repeat-containing protein produces MRKIYSRVLLGTLVGGGLAVLGAGIANAADTSGVDGLLSGDQVGVSVDLPVTVGGNAVSLIGDSTSDGADTSAPAAPAPAPVTITDGSDGVGSGNQGLVSVNVPVTVGGNAVSVIGDSQSTDADTSAPAPEAAAPAAGSGTDGSDSVAGGNQGAISVEAPVTVGGNAVSIIGDSSTDNAGTTGDSTSGGTGSTGGSVTDGTDGIGSGNVVDAPVGLPVTIGGNAVSVVGDSVSNDADTTGGTTGGTGSTGGSLTDGTDGILGGNVIGLPVGVPVTVGGNAVSGIGDSVTDGATTTGGTTGSTGTGSTVTDGTDAIGGGNVIGLPVGAPVTIGGNAVSGIGDSVTDGATTTGGTATTGGTGSTSTDGNDGILGGNVIGLPVGAPVTIGGNAVSGVGDSTSENATTTGGTTGSTGGTSTDGTGSIGGGNVIGLPISIPVTIGGNAVSVIGDSTTTGSTTGNPGTPGTPGTPGTPGTPGTPGTPGTPGTPGTNGTNGTNGTNGTPAVIGSVASVGSVAATGMGTARGSLAVTGTDGSTAAGLGIAGLLALLLGGGLLLRRRRSVA; encoded by the coding sequence ATGCGTAAGATCTACTCGCGTGTCCTTCTGGGCACGCTCGTCGGGGGCGGCCTCGCCGTCCTCGGAGCCGGCATCGCCAATGCCGCAGACACCTCCGGCGTCGACGGTCTGCTCTCGGGCGACCAGGTCGGTGTCTCGGTGGACCTCCCGGTCACCGTCGGCGGCAACGCCGTCTCGCTGATCGGAGACAGCACCAGCGACGGTGCCGACACCTCCGCTCCCGCAGCCCCGGCCCCCGCGCCCGTCACCATCACCGATGGCAGTGACGGCGTGGGCTCGGGCAACCAAGGGCTCGTGTCGGTCAACGTTCCCGTCACGGTCGGCGGCAACGCCGTCTCGGTGATCGGAGACAGCCAGAGCACGGATGCCGACACCTCGGCGCCCGCACCCGAGGCTGCGGCCCCCGCGGCTGGCAGCGGCACCGACGGCAGTGACAGCGTCGCCGGCGGCAACCAGGGTGCCATCTCGGTCGAGGCTCCGGTCACGGTCGGCGGCAACGCCGTCTCGATCATCGGCGACAGCAGCACCGACAACGCCGGCACCACCGGTGACAGCACCTCGGGTGGCACCGGCTCGACCGGCGGCAGCGTGACCGACGGCACCGACGGCATCGGCAGCGGCAACGTCGTCGATGCTCCCGTCGGCCTGCCCGTCACCATCGGCGGCAACGCCGTGTCGGTGGTCGGTGACAGCGTCTCGAACGACGCCGACACCACCGGCGGCACCACGGGCGGCACCGGCTCGACCGGCGGCAGCCTGACCGACGGCACCGACGGGATCCTCGGCGGCAACGTCATCGGCCTCCCGGTGGGCGTGCCCGTCACGGTCGGCGGCAACGCGGTCTCGGGCATCGGCGACAGCGTCACTGACGGCGCCACCACCACCGGCGGCACCACCGGCTCGACCGGCACCGGCTCCACCGTCACCGATGGAACCGACGCCATCGGCGGCGGCAACGTGATCGGCCTCCCGGTCGGCGCCCCCGTCACCATCGGCGGCAACGCGGTGTCGGGCATCGGTGACAGCGTCACCGACGGCGCCACCACCACCGGCGGCACCGCGACCACCGGCGGCACGGGCAGCACCAGCACCGACGGCAACGACGGCATCCTCGGCGGCAACGTCATCGGCCTCCCGGTCGGCGCCCCCGTCACCATCGGCGGCAACGCGGTGTCGGGTGTCGGTGACAGCACCTCCGAGAACGCCACCACCACCGGCGGAACCACCGGCTCGACCGGCGGAACCAGCACCGACGGAACCGGCAGCATCGGCGGCGGCAACGTGATCGGTCTGCCGATCAGCATCCCCGTCACCATCGGCGGCAACGCGGTCTCGGTGATCGGTGACAGCACCACCACCGGCTCGACCACCGGAAACCCGGGCACCCCCGGCACCCCGGGCACCCCCGGAACGCCCGGAACGCCCGGCACCCCGGGAACGCCCGGAACCCCCGGCACCCCGGGAACGAACGGCACCAACGGGACGAACGGCACCAACGGCACCCCTGCCGTGATCGGTTCGGTCGCGTCAGTCGGCTCCGTGGCCGCCACCGGAATGGGCACCGCCCGCGGCTCCCTCGCTGTGACGGGAACCGACGGCTCGACGGCCGCCGGCCTCGGCATCGCGGGCCTGCTGGCTCTGCTCCTCGGAGGGGGTCTGCTCCTGCGTCGTCGCCGCTCGGTCGCCTGA
- a CDS encoding amino acid ABC transporter ATP-binding protein, which yields MSVLEVRSVRKSFGDHVVLDGIDLELAKHEVVVLIGASGSGKSTLLRTINLIERVDDGQILLNGDDLTEPTVDQDAARSRIGVVFQHFNLFPHLRVIDNVTLAARKVHGMPKAEAYARGTELLEQLGLAAKAREFPDRLSGGQQQRVAIVRAVMTDPELLLLDEITSALDPQLVGEVLDLVRVLRDRGSTMLMATHEMSFAREVADRIVFMKGGRIVEQGTPAQILDAPRHPDTIAFLERERRGGAL from the coding sequence ATGAGCGTGCTCGAGGTCCGCAGCGTCCGGAAATCGTTCGGCGACCACGTGGTGCTCGACGGCATCGACCTGGAGCTCGCGAAGCACGAGGTCGTCGTGCTGATCGGGGCCTCGGGCTCGGGCAAGTCGACGCTGCTGCGCACCATCAACCTCATCGAGCGCGTCGACGACGGACAGATCCTGCTCAACGGCGACGATCTGACCGAGCCGACCGTCGATCAGGATGCCGCTCGCTCGCGCATCGGCGTGGTGTTCCAGCACTTCAACCTCTTCCCGCACCTGCGCGTGATCGACAACGTCACCCTGGCTGCGCGGAAAGTGCACGGGATGCCGAAGGCCGAGGCCTACGCGCGCGGCACCGAACTGCTGGAGCAGCTGGGCCTGGCGGCGAAGGCGCGGGAGTTCCCCGACCGGCTCTCGGGCGGGCAGCAGCAGCGCGTCGCGATCGTGCGTGCCGTGATGACCGACCCCGAACTCCTCTTGCTCGACGAGATCACTTCGGCCCTCGATCCTCAGCTGGTCGGCGAGGTGCTCGACCTGGTGCGGGTGCTGCGCGACCGTGGCTCGACCATGCTCATGGCCACGCACGAGATGTCGTTCGCGCGCGAGGTGGCCGACCGCATCGTCTTCATGAAGGGCGGCCGGATCGTCGAGCAGGGCACTCCGGCGCAGATCCTCGACGCGCCGCGGCATCCCGACACGATCGCCTTCCTCGAGCGCGAGCGCCGCGGCGGGGCTCTGTAG
- a CDS encoding amino acid ABC transporter permease: protein MASTSSGTAWRPSDLEIARRATRRQQSTKSVLIALVSSVVFVVVVGWAILSSPGWEDVRRSFFDVDIAIASFPSILVGLWLNIQVLIVAALAVAVLGTTLAVLRSLRGPVFFPLRALATIYTDLFRGIPLLIVLYLVGFGLPALGVFGRVPVVLWGTIAIVLTYSAYIAEVLRAGMEAVHPSQRVAARSLGLTHGQTLRIVVIPQGVRKVVPALMNDFVSMQKDVGLISVLGAVDAVRAAQIAAAEYYNFTPYIVAALLFVAMALPMIRLTDYVSARLARREQMGGVV, encoded by the coding sequence GTGGCATCCACGTCTTCCGGCACCGCGTGGCGGCCGAGCGACCTCGAGATCGCTCGGCGCGCCACGCGGCGTCAGCAGTCGACGAAGTCGGTGCTGATCGCCCTGGTCAGCTCGGTCGTCTTCGTCGTGGTCGTCGGGTGGGCGATCCTGTCGAGCCCCGGCTGGGAAGACGTACGCCGCAGCTTCTTCGACGTCGACATCGCGATCGCGAGCTTCCCGTCGATCCTGGTCGGGCTGTGGCTGAACATCCAGGTGCTCATCGTCGCGGCGCTCGCCGTGGCGGTGCTGGGCACGACCCTCGCGGTGCTGCGCTCGCTGCGGGGGCCGGTGTTCTTCCCGCTCCGCGCCCTGGCCACGATCTACACCGATCTGTTCCGCGGCATCCCGCTGCTGATCGTGCTGTACCTGGTGGGCTTCGGGCTCCCCGCGCTGGGGGTCTTCGGCCGGGTGCCGGTGGTGCTGTGGGGAACGATCGCGATCGTGCTCACCTATTCGGCGTACATCGCCGAGGTGCTGCGCGCGGGCATGGAGGCCGTGCACCCCTCGCAGCGGGTCGCCGCTCGCTCGCTGGGACTCACGCACGGGCAGACGCTGCGGATCGTCGTGATCCCGCAGGGCGTGCGCAAGGTCGTGCCGGCGCTCATGAACGACTTCGTGTCGATGCAGAAAGACGTCGGGCTCATCTCGGTTCTCGGAGCGGTGGATGCCGTCCGCGCGGCGCAGATCGCCGCGGCCGAGTACTACAACTTCACGCCGTACATCGTGGCGGCGCTGCTGTTCGTCGCCATGGCGCTGCCGATGATCCGCCTCACCGACTACGTCTCGGCGCGATTGGCCCGGCGCGAGCAGATGGGCGGGGTCGTATGA
- a CDS encoding ABC transporter substrate-binding protein, translating into MTASARLRRVAALTALAAATVVTLTACAFAPSGSDAGAAPATEGALQTVAAGKLTIATGEPAFSPWVENDDPASCEGFEAAVSCAVAEKLGFTNNDIVWVRSNFDSAIAPGPKDWDLNVQQFSITDQRKQAVDFSSPYYTTTQAIVTTGTSPAASATTVAELKNIPVGVMSATTSYQVAAEQLGTGNLSVFNSNDDAVAALQSGQVDAIVVDLPTAFYLAGAVLDNGKVVGQLPDSSAGGDELAYVLPKGSALTTPVSDAIDALQADGTLDQLQQKWLGGTAAAPVLK; encoded by the coding sequence GTGACCGCTTCCGCACGCCTGCGCCGCGTCGCCGCCCTGACCGCCCTGGCCGCCGCCACGGTCGTCACCCTGACGGCCTGCGCGTTCGCCCCCTCCGGCTCCGATGCCGGCGCCGCCCCCGCCACCGAGGGCGCGCTGCAGACCGTCGCCGCCGGCAAGCTCACCATCGCCACCGGCGAGCCCGCGTTCTCGCCCTGGGTCGAGAACGACGACCCCGCGTCGTGCGAGGGCTTCGAGGCCGCCGTCTCGTGCGCCGTCGCCGAGAAGCTCGGCTTCACGAACAACGACATCGTGTGGGTGCGCTCGAACTTCGACAGCGCGATCGCCCCGGGCCCGAAGGACTGGGACCTGAACGTCCAGCAGTTCTCGATCACGGACCAGCGCAAGCAGGCCGTCGACTTCTCGTCGCCGTACTACACGACCACCCAGGCGATCGTCACCACGGGCACCTCGCCCGCGGCCTCCGCCACCACGGTCGCCGAGCTGAAGAACATCCCCGTGGGCGTCATGAGCGCCACCACGAGCTACCAGGTGGCCGCCGAGCAGCTCGGCACCGGCAACCTCAGCGTCTTCAACTCGAACGACGATGCCGTCGCCGCCCTGCAGTCGGGGCAGGTCGACGCGATCGTCGTCGACCTGCCGACCGCGTTCTACCTCGCCGGGGCCGTTCTCGACAACGGCAAGGTCGTGGGTCAGCTGCCCGACTCCTCGGCCGGTGGCGACGAGCTCGCCTACGTGCTGCCCAAGGGCTCGGCGCTGACCACGCCCGTCAGCGACGCGATCGACGCGCTCCAGGCCGACGGCACCCTCGACCAGCTGCAGCAGAAGTGGCTCGGCGGCACGGCCGCCGCGCCCGTGCTGAAGTAA
- a CDS encoding cupin domain-containing protein: MTAERPATAVLLDLEPHAEGGWFRRMWTGSVEVETPAGTRPAATCIHYLLTPGEESAWHVVTSDEVWLWHGPGALELSLGGDGEQPGAARTVTLGPDLAAGHVLQHTVPAGVWQAARPAGDAEVVVSCVVSPGFSFADWRLAE; this comes from the coding sequence ATGACCGCTGAGCGTCCCGCCACCGCCGTCCTGCTCGATCTCGAACCGCACGCCGAGGGCGGGTGGTTCCGCCGCATGTGGACCGGCAGCGTCGAGGTCGAGACCCCCGCGGGCACGCGGCCCGCGGCCACCTGCATCCACTACCTGCTGACCCCGGGCGAAGAGAGCGCGTGGCACGTCGTGACCAGCGACGAGGTGTGGCTCTGGCACGGGCCGGGAGCCCTCGAGCTCTCGCTCGGAGGCGACGGAGAGCAGCCCGGGGCCGCGCGCACCGTGACGCTCGGGCCCGACCTCGCCGCGGGGCACGTGCTGCAACACACCGTGCCCGCGGGGGTCTGGCAGGCGGCCCGACCGGCGGGAGACGCCGAGGTCGTGGTCAGTTGCGTGGTCTCTCCCGGCTTCAGCTTCGCCGACTGGCGCCTCGCCGAGTAG